The following coding sequences are from one Leptolyngbya sp. NIES-3755 window:
- a CDS encoding hypothetical protein (hypothetical protein FOXB_00344;~similar to AA sequence:cyanobase_aa:LBDG_31280), which translates to MMEDWIQEGIEKLKAEYDSVPPPWIVFPDEHPYSLCWRMGDGEMHLEIWSVWWEQQNYTEAERIDYFRGWMPPPRWLEWTIDAIWEDDESDFDENAAFARIEALGFGTKAEFDRDFDDPKWYDSED; encoded by the coding sequence ATGATGGAAGACTGGATACAAGAAGGAATCGAAAAACTCAAAGCCGAATATGACAGTGTTCCGCCACCCTGGATCGTTTTTCCAGACGAACACCCGTATAGTCTCTGTTGGCGAATGGGTGACGGTGAAATGCACCTTGAAATCTGGTCGGTCTGGTGGGAGCAGCAGAACTACACCGAAGCTGAACGAATTGATTATTTTCGTGGCTGGATGCCGCCCCCACGCTGGCTCGAATGGACGATCGATGCCATTTGGGAAGACGATGAGAGTGATTTCGATGAGAACGCTGCCTTTGCTCGGATCGAAGCACTGGGGTTTGGAACTAAAGCGGAGTTCGATCGAGACTTCGACGATCCGAAATGGTACGACTCCGAGGATTGA
- a CDS encoding hypothetical protein (similar to AA sequence:cyanobase_aa:Npun_F4968), translated as MSKPNFSEMSREELAAYVMKNRHDDEAFYALADKVYASPRIRVESMEQLADLVRAKQQKQAD; from the coding sequence ATGAGTAAACCAAACTTTTCAGAAATGAGCCGTGAAGAACTTGCAGCATACGTCATGAAAAATCGTCATGATGATGAAGCGTTCTACGCACTTGCCGATAAAGTGTATGCGTCTCCTCGAATTCGAGTGGAATCAATGGAGCAGCTTGCGGATTTAGTTCGGGCAAAACAGCAAAAGCAGGCAGACTAA